In Setaria italica strain Yugu1 chromosome I, Setaria_italica_v2.0, whole genome shotgun sequence, the genomic window TCAAATGAAAACAGTCAATATTAAACCAGGCAAAATTTCTGGGGGAGATTTTCATGAGCATGGAGGAATCATTTGCCATGAACATTCTAGCAAACTCAAGTCAAGGATGAGTAGAGTTTACTATCGTGTGTGGCCTGCTTAGTCAGCATGGTTCACTTACATACTGCATCTAATTATCCAAAATAACATTACTCTTTCGAACAATTGTGGCAATGTAGTTTATATTAGCTAGCAAATAGTCCATTTTAGCCTGAATTCACATCTTATGAATAGTAACTTGTGTATTTAATGTGATTTATAGACAAACTGAAGCATTTCTATGGCAGGAGATAAACTTCAGTGTGGATTGGTTTAATTGTGAACGGAAATTACTTTGACTGAGCATTCTGGGGAACAATTGGCTTATATGCCGTCTCCCTCTGAATCGCAAGATTTTGAAGTTTCCTGAACTCCTCCATAGTGGCAGCGAAATCTTTGGCAAGCTTCATATCAGCAACCCTCTTGTCTGCCTGTAAGTAACACCAAAAATCCCTGAGTACTGTCACAGCTAAGATTGTACTATACATGTACAGACCGGAAGCAATCACAGATAATTATGTTTACTACAATCAATTACTTCAACAGCACTATGCATGAAAACAATAGCAATGATGAAACTAAAGGAGCTTAACTAAGTAAGAAATCACTACTAACACTAGTATCGATGCTCTTGTCAGCTTCAGCAGCCTTTTGGAGCTTATCTTTCGCATCCTTTGCCAATTGAAGAATGTTCTGACTAGTCTTCTGCCTGCGAGGGAATCAAAGGTTGAAAGCATTAGACCAGAGAGTGACTAATTGCTCCAAACTTGAACTAGGAATTGTTAACTAGTACTCCAATTAGCAAATGACGCATGGGTTGATGCTGATTGCAGAATAAGCAAGCGTAAGAGGAGTTCGACGACGCACAGTTGATCGCGAAGGGTGGGTGTGTCCTTGGGCGTGCCGAGCGAGTTGAGGAGGCGGCGGTAGGAAGCCACGGCGGTGGTGATCTGGAAGACGAGCCCGCGCGCGTCGCTGGGGCCCCCTCTCGCCTTCCTGCCCAGGGGCGCCCTGACCGCCCCCGCCTCCAGATCCGCGAAGCTCATCGCCGATCCCCTCCCCTTGCTCCTGCCGCCTCACCCTCCTTTATCGGCGTCCGCCGCGCCGGAACGAACCGCAGCcagcggcggaggtggggtGGTGGAGCAGAGCGTGGTTGGGGATAGGCTGTCGCTGCCGTCGGCACCGGCCGCGTTGGAGACTGGAGTAGTCTATTCCATGGATCGTGCTATTGCTACAGGTggtgaggtgaggtggcggtgggcgcCACCACGAAGCGGCACGAAAGGAACAGACGCCGCGTCCGGCTCCGGCCGGGGCTCTCGCTCGCTCCGCTCTCCACGCCCAGAGCCCCAGACTTTGGGAGGGGAGACGTCAGTAGCGTGCTTGGCTGCTGGACCGCTTGGTCCGTCGGCCGCAGCCGAAAAGGCCACGACGGTCGGGATGGGCCGAGAATCGGGCCGAAACATCTGTCATAATTGGGTTTGTAGTGAAGTGGTAACATATTCGGATTGGGCCGGGCCTAGCGTGGTTCCTTCTTTAGAAAGGAGcgtttttttcccaaaaaaaaagtgTCCCTCTAAATTCAAGGAATCGTTGCTAAAAAGAGAATCTAAATTCAAAGAACCCAAAATTAAGTCAGTTAGGAAATTTGAATTATATTGTGATATGTATTTCTCATGTTAAAACAACTTATGTTAAactactttctttgtttttgatatttttcttcGAATACTTTCTTCTCTACAGTAAACCCCCTGAACGATGCCATTATGTACCGGATGTTGGGGAAAATGTACTTAGAAATTTACATGTTAGCATGCGTTAGGGTCTTATTAGGgattaaaaaagaaaattgtGACTGCGAGCAACTTCAGCAAACCCTCCTATTTTAAGTTTAGAGCCCCGTATTCTAAGTTTAGAGGGTTAAGTAAAAAAACGCACTCCGGCAAACTATCTACTTATCTTCATATTTTGGAGAGGCCTCCAAACTCTCCCCTCCACCCTCCATTCCTGGGGATTTTTAAGGAGCCCTCTGTCCATAAGATTATTGTTGGAGTTAGAAATATTTTTATGATcttaaaaaatagagagaatCTCCATTTTATCTTTAGATGTTTTGATCTAAAGATCATTGCTGAAATTACTCTAACGCTGCAGCCTTTGTTGGTACGTCCTTGGCACAAAGGAACATGACTGCTGTCCCGTAGGCACCGAAAAGGCGTCACTAGCCTAGCCGATGCATTTGTTTAAGATGCTTTGCTTCGCCGAGTAAACCTGAAACGTGCATAAACTTCTGGTGCAGGGCCGACAGGGCACCTTAATTTTATACCAGGATCGGGCTCAATGCGGGAGACGTGTCGCGGTAGATTCCGCCGACTTAGGGGTGTTTAGAtcccgggctaaattttagtccctgtcacatcgaatatttagatactaataagaagtattaaacatagactatttacaaaacatattacacagatggaggctaaacggcaagacgaatctattaagactaattagccatgatttgataatgtgctggtacagtaaccatttgctaatgatgtattaattaggtttaatagattcgtctcgccatttatcctccatttgtgtaattagttttacaattaacttatatttagttcttctaattagcctctgaatattcaatgtgacacggaCTGAACTTTAGCTctaagatccaaacaccctcttaacATCACGAATAGACCCGCGCTATGTCGACCCGCAGATACCCAATCAAATAGTACTAATCCGCTACCCCACGACCCTGCCTGATCGAAATCCTCCGGAGGAAGACGGCGACCTACACCTACTGCAGAGCTTGAGAACGTTCAACCGGATCACCCCGGTTCATATCCTCGTTGACGGAGCGATCAGCGATGCAATACAACGATGGGCCGACCACGGTTTCGTTTTCGTTGGTGCGCTATGGAGTTTGTCCGGTGAGGATAAGCAGTCCATGTCGGACGGCGGCTTCGCTTCTTACAAGGCAGCCAGGTCAACGAACGATACCTGCCAGGCTTGGGAGTTGGACGAGCTGGCTGCCTggctccagcctccaggtcCAGGCCACCAAGAAAAGGCTAACGAACCGCGTATCTCCTGCAGTGCAGGGGCCCGCGCAACGGTTTTGTCTCCACAGATATGACCGAGCGATCGGTTACCGTCGATGGAGATGGTCAGACGGCATCGTCCGTCCGGGTCCGCTCGTGGTGGAAGCGCAATCATCccgcaccgcctccgccgcccggccACTAGGGTCTAGGGATCGGTCAAATCGACGGCGCAGCGGAGGAGATCGGCGCCACGGATCGGAAAGCGGTGCGTGCGTTCCTTCCGGCGACGATGTGCGGCCGGATTCGACGGATCGTTGGCTCCCAACTAGCCCGCTGGGCCACACGCGCACTCCCGTAATCCGCACGCGGCCTAGTCCAACGAGAAGACTGCCGGCGTAGCGGCCTAGCCCCAGAGAGCTAGGGGGTCGGGTCCTACGTCGAAGCTGGGCCCAGGTGCAGAGGACGGAGGAGTCCAACCTCGTAGCGGGGCGCCCAGGCGCAGAGGCTTGGTGGGGAAGCGCGGGACCATGCATGCATCGGCGCCCCGCGCCTGCCCGCCGGGGCGCGCCGCCCAACCCGCCGAAAATGGCCGCCGGGAAAAGGCGGCCACGGCGCCACCCGACGTCCCCGTCGAGCTGCCTCCCCGCGGACGCAAAGACAGCGGCAAAGGGAGGGTTGAAAGGCGCAAAGGGGGTTTGCCGATTCCGCGCCATCCGACTCGCCCTCGCTCCTGTCGTCCTCCCGGTCTTTCTCAAGTTTCCCTCCGGCTTTCGCCACTAGCTGTTCATGTGTTCCCCGGCCATTCTGGGCGGCTCGACCATGACACATTGACACGACACGAGTGGTCTAAAGCGACGCTAAACGATTGCATCATCAGGCTAACACTACCCTCGTGGCGCATAAACAATTGCTGCGATTAGGAGGATTAGGGAGCCACGAGCCCACGATGATGCATGATGATTCTTTTCTTGCAGGCTTTCCGAGCTCTCACGAGCCCAAACGGGGGCCTACCTGGCAGGCTGACCAAGCTAGCCCGCCAACCGGTCCACTCGTCCGCCGATCATTCAATCACCTAGCGAGGATCCGAATTCGGAGCCTCCCCTTTTACCaattccctcctcctcctcctcctcttcttcttcctccacccctTCTATTACGCCACCACAACAAAGCTAGAAAATTCCCCAAACGGACTAGTCCATGTGATTGTTTAGCAGCGTCCAGGCCTCGCCTCCCCCGTCTCTTTCCTTCTCCACCTCTTCCGATATCTTCCGCGACCCACCAACCCTGCTTGATTCAACGCGCCGCTCCTAGTACCCGCCGTCTCGCGGTGACCCGCGCGTGGAAATTCGCTCGTTTATATGTAGAGGTGGGCGCAGATGACAACGACGATCACTTGCGCTCGTGCTTCCAAGAAGGAAAGCGAGGCAGCAGACAGCCGAGAGCGGAATTATTAGTTGGATTAGGTGGGCAGGGACGGAGCAATCGCTGCAATTCAGCTCGGAGTGAAACGCGCGATGGAGAAGGGGAGCAGGGGGTTgtccggccgcgccgccgtctgCGGCATCGTCGCGCTCCTCAGCGCCACCGCCTTCTCCTGCTCCCTCGCAGCCGAATTCCGCAAGGTCAAGGTACGTTACGGTTCCGCCTGCCCTCCTCGTCCTGCGATCCGGCGAGACGCCGCGCGGGTTCCCCGGATCTGACGACGGGCTTGTCTGTCGGTGCGCGCAGGAGAAGGACGTGAAGCTGGACGGCAGCCTCTGCTCGCTGCCCAGGAGCTCCGCCTTCGAGCTGGGAGTGGCCGCCATCGCCTTCCTCTTCGTGGCGCAGCTTGTGGGCACCACCGCAGCCGTGACCACCGCGTACGCCGCCAAGCCCAAGAAGAGCGCCGCCGGCAGAGGCCGCGCCACGTTCGTCGCCCTCCTGGTCCTCTCGTGGTAAGTATAACATGACAGTGGCGATGGCAACTGCATAGACACATGTAATTCCAGCAACAACAGGAGTCTGAATCGCGTTGTTGTTGCCGCGGATGCAGGTTGAGCTTCGCGGTGGCCGTGGTCCtgctggcgacggcggcgagcatgAACCACGGGCAGCGGTACGGGCGCGGGTGGATGGACGGCGACTGCTACGTGGCCAGGAACGGCGTGTtcggcggcgctgcggcgcTGGTCGCCGTCACGGCGCTCATCACCCTCGGCCTCACCTTCGCCACCGAgccgaccgcggccgcggcggccatggcggccacGCCGACACCGTGCGCCGCGGCATCGGACACCTGCGCGAGCACGACGCATCTCGAAGCTGCAGCATCGGACGCCGAACAACCGGGCGGCGGGCGATCCAAGCAATGAGGTTGGCAGGCTGGAATGTTGGCAGGGGGCACGGGCAGGGCGGACCaaccggaggcggcggctggcAACGTTCGCGGCGCAAAAGGCCGCGCCGCGTGG contains:
- the LOC101781792 gene encoding syntaxin-22, producing the protein MSFADLEAGAVRAPLGRKARGGPSDARGLVFQITTAVASYRRLLNSLGTPKDTPTLRDQLQKTSQNILQLAKDAKDKLQKAAEADKSIDTSADKRVADMKLAKDFAATMEEFRKLQNLAIQRETAYKPIVPQNAQSNYTMDDRSADSGNMPEQRALLAESKRQEVLQLDNEIVYNEAIIEEREQAIQEIQQQIGEVHEVFKDLATLVHAQGVIIEEIDTNIENSASATKEAKREVGKADKTQKSNSSLLCLLMVIFGVVLLVVIIVLAA
- the LOC101782191 gene encoding uncharacterized protein LOC101782191, producing MEKGSRGLSGRAAVCGIVALLSATAFSCSLAAEFRKVKEKDVKLDGSLCSLPRSSAFELGVAAIAFLFVAQLVGTTAAVTTAYAAKPKKSAAGRGRATFVALLVLSWLSFAVAVVLLATAASMNHGQRYGRGWMDGDCYVARNGVFGGAAALVAVTALITLGLTFATEPTAAAAAMAATPTPCAAASDTCASTTHLEAAASDAEQPGGGRSKQ